GCCTGCGCACGCGGGCGCCGTTCGGCGTGGTTTGCATCAAGCAGGGTTTCGAAGCCGGCGACCGGTCAGCGGCAGTGCAGCTCGAGAGCATCGGCGTGCTGGCGCGGCTGGACGAGGTCGACGCTGAGCAGGCCGGCATTCTGCGGGTGCGCTGCACCGGCCTGTCGCGCTTTCGCCTGGCGGCGCCACCGGTGCAACGCGACAGCGGGCTGTGGGTGGCGCCCGCGCTCGAGCGGGTGGCCGACGACGCCCCGCACCTGCCGGGACCGGCGATGCTCCAGACGGTGCAGGCCCTGGCCGAGGCCATCCGCACGCTGGGCCAGCGCGGCGCCGAGCCATTCGCGCAGCCCTATCGGCTGGACGACGCAGGTTGGGTGGCCAATCGCTGGGGCGAGCTGCTGCCGATGCCGATGTCGGCGAAGCAGAAGCTGATGGAGCTCGAAGACCCGGTGATCCGGCTGAGCCTGGTCGATGGCTTCTTGCGCGACAAGAAGGTCGTGTTCGGCTGAAGCCGCGGCCGGCGCTGGCGTCAGAACTCGGCCCGGAGCGGCCAAGGGCCGCGACGGGCCGGGCTCAGCCATCCCCTGAAACGCTGCCCTCGAGCAGTCTTCGGATCGGCGCCGGCAGCCCCAGCGCCAGCGCCTCCGCGGGCTCGAACCAGCGTCCCTCCGCCAGCCCTCTGGGCAGGGCGGCGCGCGCGGGCAGCGTCCAGGCCAGCGGCTGCAGCGTCCACTCGAAGTGCGTCAGCGCATGTTGCACGGGTGCAAGCCACTGGCCCTGTCCGCACCAGCCGTCCACCAGGGCTTGCAGTGCATCGGCGCTGTCGAACTCGGGCAGGCTCCACAGCCCCGCCCAGACACCTGTAGCCGGTCGTTGCACCAGCCAGCAACGTCGGCCCTGGTGCAGGCACAGCAGTGCGTTGGTGCGGCGGCCACGAGTGCCGCGGCGCGTCTTCAAGGGGTAACGCTCAGGCGAGCCTTCGCGACGTGCGACGCAGCCCTCGGCGACCGGGCAGTGCAGGCAGACCGGCCTGCGCTGCGTGCACAGCGTCGCGCCCAGGTCCATCAGGCCCTGCGTGTAGACCTCCACGCCCTGCGCCGGCAGCAGAGCAGTCGCCTCGTCCCACAAAGCCTGCACGGCCGGTGCACGCGCCAGGTCGCCTCCAAAGCCGAGAAAGCGCGCCAGCACCCGCTTGACATTGCCATCGAGGATGGCGACGCGTTCACCGAAGCAGAAGGCCGCGATGGCCGCCGCGGTGCTGCGACCGATACCCGGTAATGCGGCCAAACACTCGGCCCTGCGCGGAAACGCGCCGCCATGATGGACGACCACCGCCTGTGCACAGCGGTGCAGGTTGCGCGCGCGGCTGTAGTAGCCCAGGCCGCTCCACAACGCCAGCACGTCGTCGAGCGGCGCGGCCGCCAGCGCCTGCACGTCGGGAAAGCGCTGCAGAAAGCGCGCGTAATAGGCGATCACGGTGCTCACCTGCGTCTGCTGCAGCATCACCTCCGACAGCCACACGCGATAAGGGTCTCGCGTGCCCTGCCAGGGCAGGCCATGACGGCCGTGGTGACGCTGCCAGGCGATGACCCGACGTGCGAAGTCAGGGTCGCGCTTCACGCCGCCTCTTGCTGCTGCGCGCCGCCGTCCCGCGCCACACTGGGCACCGACGGCTCCAGTGCGAGCTTGAGGCCTGGCGTGTCGATGACCTCCAGCCCGCGCCTGAGCAGCGGATGCAGAAAGCTGATGCCAGCGTGGCGCCAGGTCGGCACCTCCACGAAGCGGCGCTCGTCGACAGGCGGGTTGTCGTCGTCGGCGCGTTCCCTGCTCCAGAAGCCCAGATCGGCGGCGCGCCTGCATCGTGGCGCAGCTCCACCGGGCACATGGTGGTGCGTCCCGGCGTGGCCGGCAGCACGCGCTGGCCGGTGTCGGCAAAGAAGATCGCGTTGATCAGCTCGCTCTTGCCACGCGAGAACTCGGCAACGAACGCCAGCACCCGCGTCTCGGAACCGAGGCGCTCGCGCAGGGCCGCCAGCAAGGCCCGATCGGTGGCGCCGAGCAGGTCCTGCTCGGCCAGTGCGCGGCCCAGCCGGGCGACAGCGGGATCGAGCTCGCCGCGCCAGGCGGCCAGGGCATCGAGGCTCTCAGCAATGCAGCTCTGCATCGGTCGATGGGGAGACGAAGGGGCTGGGGTCCGTCGGGGCGTCACCTTCCGGGACAAGTGGACGGTCATCCTAGGAGCGTGGGCGGCAAAAATCCAGCCCCGCGCCGGGGCGACCAAAGCCACTGGCGTAGGCGCGTCGCGCAGCGCGGGCTTGACGCCCGCGCCAGCGGCGCAACACCCGCCAGCGGCTTTGGCCGCCCCGGCCCTTCGGGTTGGGCCGATTTCGGGGCCCATGCGGCGTTGCCACGCTGGCCCGGGCGCACAGCCCGGGCTGCGCGCGGCGCCTGGCCTGGGCCCCGAAGTCGGCCCAACGCGGGGCTGGATTTCTGCCGCCCACACTCCTAGCGCAGGGGGTTCCAGCGGATCTCTCCGGAGTCAGATGGCGACACACCGTGACGGCTGCTGACAGCCGGCGGCACCGGCGTGCGGCACGGTCTTCAGCGCTTCTGGCAGAAGGCGCAGAAGTAGGTCGAGCGCTGGGCCATCACGCGCCGCTTGATGGCGCCGCCGCAACGCGGACAGGGCTGGCCTTCGCGGCCGTAGACCGCAGCCACGGCCTGGTAGGCGCCGCTGGCGCCGTGGACGTCGGTGAAGTCGC
This portion of the Ideonella sp. WA131b genome encodes:
- the mutY gene encoding A/G-specific adenine glycosylase; this encodes MKRDPDFARRVIAWQRHHGRHGLPWQGTRDPYRVWLSEVMLQQTQVSTVIAYYARFLQRFPDVQALAAAPLDDVLALWSGLGYYSRARNLHRCAQAVVVHHGGAFPRRAECLAALPGIGRSTAAAIAAFCFGERVAILDGNVKRVLARFLGFGGDLARAPAVQALWDEATALLPAQGVEVYTQGLMDLGATLCTQRRPVCLHCPVAEGCVARREGSPERYPLKTRRGTRGRRTNALLCLHQGRRCWLVQRPATGVWAGLWSLPEFDSADALQALVDGWCGQGQWLAPVQHALTHFEWTLQPLAWTLPARAALPRGLAEGRWFEPAEALALGLPAPIRRLLEGSVSGDG
- a CDS encoding LON peptidase substrate-binding domain-containing protein, producing MPWRRWPATSAAAPQRWCAIASSTGVAEVRPPTTDTGLPSPLPLFPLRAVLFPGALLGLKVFEARYLDLVTECLRTRAPFGVVCIKQGFEAGDRSAAVQLESIGVLARLDEVDAEQAGILRVRCTGLSRFRLAAPPVQRDSGLWVAPALERVADDAPHLPGPAMLQTVQALAEAIRTLGQRGAEPFAQPYRLDDAGWVANRWGELLPMPMSAKQKLMELEDPVIRLSLVDGFLRDKKVVFG